One window from the genome of Candidatus Methylacidiphilales bacterium encodes:
- a CDS encoding Rrf2 family transcriptional regulator translates to MKLSKKSEYGVRALVEIALRSQAGSEWHQISQIADTTRIPEKFLEQILLVMKNGGLLKSRRGIEGGYALNTAPEQIHLDQIVALLDGFGQTEGGSTAGMDDTSRVFHSLVAEAQTAAQAVLQKVTLSRLVAQVRVLRSSTNESLEYHI, encoded by the coding sequence GTGAAACTTTCCAAAAAGAGCGAATACGGTGTGCGCGCACTGGTCGAAATCGCCCTCCGCTCCCAGGCGGGCAGCGAATGGCACCAGATTTCCCAAATCGCCGACACCACCCGCATCCCGGAGAAATTCCTGGAGCAAATCCTTTTGGTGATGAAAAACGGCGGGTTGCTGAAAAGCAGGCGCGGCATCGAGGGCGGCTATGCCCTGAATACGGCGCCCGAACAAATCCATTTGGACCAAATTGTCGCGTTGCTGGACGGTTTTGGGCAGACAGAAGGCGGTTCCACGGCTGGGATGGATGATACCAGCAGGGTTTTTCACAGCCTTGTTGCGGAAGCGCAGACGGCGGCGCAGGCGGTTTTGCAGAAGGTCACTTTGTCCAGGCTGGTGGCACAGGTGCGCGTCCTGCGGTCCAGCACCAACGAATCCCTCGAATACCACATTTAA
- the pgi gene encoding glucose-6-phosphate isomerase, with amino-acid sequence MSALTESPAWKALEHHQKQTAPLQMRELFAQDAQRFEKFSLQFEDILLDFSKNRITAETPLLLRQLAQSAGLEQWIEKMFRGEKINFTENRAVLHIALRNRSNHPILVDGRDVMPEVNAVLKHMREFTESVRQGAWKGHTGKAITDVVNIGIGGSDLGPVMVTEALKAYASPRLRSHFVSNVDGTHIVETLKPLSPETTLFIVASKTFTTQETLTNAQSAKDWFLKSAGDEKAVAKHFVALSTNEAEVRKFGIDPANMFGFWDWVGGRYSLWSAIGLSIALCVGMDAFEELLDGAHAMDEHFRTAPFEKNLPVTLGLLGIWYNNFQGADTHAILPYDQYMHRFPAYFQQGDMESNGKTVNRSGKRADYSTGPVIWGEPGTNGQHAFYQLIHQGAKLVPCDFLAPVHTLNPIGEHHAILLSNFFAQTEALMKGKTEAEVRAELEKEGLSGEKLEALVPHKVFEGNRPTNSIFFKKLTPRTLGSLIAMYEHKIFVQGIIWEINSFDQWGVELGKQLAKKILPELKGAAAVTSHDSSTNGLINWYKQNI; translated from the coding sequence ATGTCCGCACTCACCGAATCCCCCGCCTGGAAGGCCCTCGAACACCACCAAAAACAAACCGCCCCGCTTCAGATGCGCGAGCTCTTCGCCCAGGACGCGCAACGGTTCGAAAAATTTTCCCTGCAGTTTGAGGACATTCTCCTGGATTTTTCGAAGAACCGCATTACGGCGGAAACTCCCCTACTCCTTCGACAGCTCGCCCAAAGCGCCGGATTGGAGCAGTGGATCGAAAAAATGTTCCGTGGCGAAAAAATCAATTTCACGGAAAACCGGGCTGTCCTTCACATCGCCCTCCGTAATCGTTCCAATCACCCCATTCTGGTGGATGGACGGGATGTAATGCCGGAGGTGAATGCGGTGCTCAAACACATGCGCGAATTCACGGAATCGGTACGCCAGGGCGCATGGAAAGGCCACACCGGCAAGGCCATCACAGACGTGGTCAACATCGGCATCGGCGGCTCCGACCTCGGCCCCGTCATGGTCACCGAAGCGCTCAAAGCCTACGCCTCCCCCCGCTTGCGCTCGCATTTTGTTTCCAACGTCGATGGCACCCACATCGTCGAAACGCTGAAACCGCTCTCGCCCGAAACAACCCTTTTCATCGTGGCGTCCAAGACTTTCACCACCCAGGAAACCCTGACCAACGCGCAGTCGGCCAAGGACTGGTTCCTGAAATCGGCCGGGGATGAAAAAGCCGTGGCGAAACATTTTGTGGCCCTTTCCACCAATGAGGCGGAGGTGCGCAAGTTCGGCATCGACCCCGCCAATATGTTCGGCTTCTGGGACTGGGTCGGGGGCCGCTACTCGCTTTGGTCGGCCATCGGCCTGTCCATCGCCCTCTGCGTCGGCATGGACGCTTTCGAGGAATTGCTGGATGGAGCCCACGCCATGGACGAGCATTTCCGCACCGCTCCGTTTGAAAAAAACCTGCCCGTCACCCTCGGCCTGCTCGGAATCTGGTACAATAATTTCCAGGGCGCCGACACCCACGCCATCCTGCCGTACGACCAATATATGCACCGCTTCCCGGCGTATTTCCAACAGGGCGACATGGAAAGCAACGGCAAGACGGTCAATCGATCCGGCAAACGCGCGGATTATTCCACCGGCCCGGTCATTTGGGGCGAGCCCGGCACCAACGGCCAGCACGCCTTTTATCAACTGATCCATCAGGGCGCGAAGCTGGTCCCCTGCGACTTCCTTGCGCCTGTCCATACACTCAACCCAATCGGCGAACACCATGCGATCCTGCTCTCGAACTTTTTTGCGCAGACCGAGGCGCTCATGAAAGGCAAGACCGAAGCCGAGGTGCGCGCCGAATTGGAAAAGGAAGGCCTTTCCGGTGAAAAACTGGAAGCCCTGGTTCCTCACAAGGTGTTCGAAGGCAACCGCCCCACCAACTCCATCTTCTTCAAAAAACTGACGCCCCGAACGCTGGGCTCGCTGATCGCGATGTATGAGCACAAGATTTTTGTCCAGGGCATCATCTGGGAAATCAACTCCTTCGACCAATGGGGCGTGGAGCTGGGCAAACAACTCGCCAAAAAAATCCTGCCGGAACTCAAAGGCGCCGCGGCCGTCACGTCACACGACAGCTCCACCAACGGCTTGATCAACTGGTACAAACAAAACATTTAA
- a CDS encoding PhoH family protein: MTRPAIARSSRTPKRTQARSRVKQYVLDTNVLIHDPNSIFEFEDNIIWIPVEVLEELDRFKSESTTRGANAREVHRHLSRIFKTSRDMQSGVSLENGGRIRVAINRQVSFVDDKWVLTAESPRFRLLKTLFPDLSLPDNRILATAAYIADTAQPPTILVTKDLNMQLKAKALGIEVQDYRTDRVEDSDIRRTAKQANTEDYEAIEVDAHRLQAYASQGEIQLTTGKNMLPNQYVLLRNKEDQTHGIPARHMADGVFRRLGTDFISIRGGRYFKAANLGQRFFLDALFDPEIALITVYGKAGTGKTLLSVGAALQQVQNGDYDKMLITRVIMPTGRDIGFLPGTKEEKMQPWVQPTYDALELLLSKPKKPEQFEGKRQSDRKQSQNGNSHFESHSNGNGNGNGAINMNGRQARPYEPLLLNGTIEIEAIAHIRGRSIPNSIFIVDEAQQLTPHEAKTLVTRMGKGSKLILIGDLAQIDNPYVDAHTNGLVYTRNRLQGQSFMSHINLFKGERSLMAEVAANLM, encoded by the coding sequence ATGACGCGCCCGGCCATTGCCAGATCTTCCAGGACCCCCAAGCGGACCCAGGCCCGCAGCAGGGTGAAACAATACGTTCTCGATACCAATGTCCTGATCCACGATCCCAACTCGATCTTCGAGTTTGAGGACAACATCATCTGGATCCCGGTTGAGGTGCTCGAAGAGCTCGACCGCTTCAAGTCCGAGTCCACCACCCGCGGGGCCAACGCGCGCGAAGTCCACCGCCATCTCTCCCGGATATTCAAAACCTCGCGCGACATGCAAAGCGGCGTCAGCCTGGAAAACGGCGGGCGAATCCGTGTCGCCATCAACCGACAGGTCAGCTTTGTGGATGACAAATGGGTGCTGACCGCCGAGTCCCCGCGCTTTCGGCTGCTCAAAACGCTCTTCCCGGACCTTTCCCTGCCTGACAATCGAATACTCGCCACCGCCGCCTACATTGCCGACACCGCGCAACCGCCGACGATCCTGGTCACCAAGGACCTGAACATGCAGCTCAAGGCCAAGGCCCTGGGGATCGAGGTGCAGGATTACCGGACGGACCGCGTGGAGGATTCCGACATCCGCCGCACGGCCAAGCAGGCCAACACCGAGGACTACGAGGCCATTGAAGTCGATGCCCACCGCCTTCAGGCGTATGCCAGCCAGGGCGAAATCCAGCTCACAACCGGAAAAAACATGCTGCCCAACCAGTATGTTCTGCTGCGCAACAAGGAGGACCAAACCCACGGCATTCCTGCGCGCCACATGGCCGACGGAGTTTTCCGAAGATTGGGAACCGACTTTATTTCAATCCGCGGCGGGCGCTACTTCAAAGCCGCCAATCTCGGACAACGCTTCTTCCTCGATGCGCTTTTCGACCCCGAGATCGCCCTGATCACCGTCTATGGGAAGGCCGGAACGGGCAAAACCCTGCTTTCGGTCGGAGCCGCGCTGCAGCAGGTTCAAAACGGGGACTACGACAAAATGCTCATCACGCGCGTGATCATGCCCACGGGGCGCGACATCGGGTTCCTACCCGGGACCAAGGAGGAAAAAATGCAGCCCTGGGTCCAGCCGACGTACGACGCGCTGGAGCTTCTCCTTTCCAAGCCGAAAAAACCCGAGCAGTTTGAGGGCAAACGGCAAAGCGACCGCAAACAATCCCAAAACGGGAACAGCCACTTTGAATCGCATTCCAATGGAAACGGGAATGGGAACGGCGCGATCAACATGAACGGGCGCCAGGCGCGTCCTTACGAGCCGCTGTTGCTAAACGGCACGATCGAGATCGAGGCCATCGCCCATATCCGCGGGCGCTCCATTCCGAATTCCATCTTCATTGTGGACGAAGCCCAGCAACTCACTCCGCACGAAGCCAAGACCCTCGTCACCCGCATGGGGAAGGGCAGCAAGCTGATCCTGATCGGCGACCTTGCGCAGATCGACAATCCCTACGTGGACGCCCACACCAACGGGTTGGTCTATACGAGGAACCGATTGCAGGGGCAGAGCTTCATGAGCCACATCAACCTGTTCAAGGGCGAGCGCAGCCTCATGGCCGAAGTGGCCGCAAACCTGATGTGA
- the hflX gene encoding GTPase HflX: protein MFEIKEKPKMVESAVLVGMYTGADDKQEAQSLLDELGELTCTLGIPIAESLLVNVREPHARLYMGSGKAEEIAARARELKSDVIIFDNDLSPAQQRNWETLSKLAVIDRQEVILDIFGKRAQTREARLQVQLARLEYSLPRLTRAWSHFGQQAGGIGGKGEGETQLEIDRRLMRKHIERLKRELIEVKRSRATQRKERKRVPVPNAAIVGYTNAGKSSLLRLLTGAQVLVEDKLFATLDTTTRRVSLPNNQPLLLTDTVGFVRKLPHRLIEAFNATLEESVQADFLIHVLDCSHPRVAEFHATTLRVLEELGAGDKPSLTLLNKADKLPEPADRKALLRNFPDALFISILNGEGIEELKHRMAGLVGGNTQVVTLNIPQSESSLIARLHREAKILSTEYAENDVHMSVLASSRLLQDFSQYVVPERKKARVLTPKRKTGTGLAAKMRKTRKSG, encoded by the coding sequence ATGTTTGAAATCAAAGAAAAGCCGAAAATGGTCGAAAGCGCGGTTCTCGTGGGCATGTACACGGGCGCGGACGACAAGCAGGAGGCGCAAAGCCTGCTGGATGAACTGGGAGAACTGACCTGCACCCTCGGAATTCCGATCGCCGAAAGCCTGCTGGTGAATGTGCGGGAACCTCACGCCCGCCTGTATATGGGCTCCGGCAAGGCGGAGGAAATTGCGGCGCGCGCCCGTGAGCTCAAGTCTGACGTCATTATTTTCGACAATGACCTGTCGCCCGCCCAGCAGCGCAACTGGGAAACCCTGTCCAAACTGGCCGTGATCGACCGGCAGGAGGTCATTCTGGACATCTTTGGCAAACGCGCGCAAACGCGAGAGGCGCGGTTGCAGGTGCAACTGGCCCGGCTGGAATACAGCCTGCCGCGTCTGACACGCGCCTGGAGCCATTTTGGGCAACAGGCCGGCGGCATCGGCGGCAAGGGCGAGGGCGAAACGCAGTTGGAAATCGACCGCCGCCTGATGCGCAAACACATCGAGCGCTTGAAGCGCGAGCTCATCGAAGTCAAACGGAGCCGCGCCACCCAGCGGAAGGAACGCAAGCGCGTCCCGGTACCGAACGCCGCCATTGTCGGGTACACCAATGCGGGCAAATCCTCCCTGTTGCGATTGCTGACAGGCGCGCAGGTGCTGGTGGAGGACAAACTGTTTGCCACGCTTGACACCACCACACGCCGCGTTTCCCTGCCGAACAACCAGCCGCTGCTTTTGACCGACACGGTCGGGTTTGTGCGCAAATTGCCGCACCGCCTGATCGAGGCTTTTAACGCCACGCTGGAGGAATCGGTCCAGGCCGATTTTTTGATCCATGTCCTGGATTGCAGCCATCCGCGGGTCGCCGAATTTCACGCGACCACCCTGCGGGTCTTGGAAGAACTGGGCGCCGGCGACAAACCCAGCCTGACTCTCTTGAACAAGGCCGACAAACTGCCGGAACCGGCGGACCGCAAGGCCCTGCTCCGGAACTTTCCCGACGCCTTGTTCATTTCCATACTCAACGGTGAGGGGATTGAAGAATTGAAACACCGGATGGCAGGCCTGGTGGGCGGCAATACCCAAGTGGTGACGCTGAATATCCCGCAGTCGGAATCCTCCCTCATTGCCCGGCTGCATCGTGAGGCGAAAATTCTGTCCACGGAATATGCGGAAAATGATGTCCACATGAGCGTGCTGGCGTCGAGCCGCTTGTTGCAGGATTTTTCGCAGTATGTCGTGCCCGAACGGAAAAAGGCGCGCGTCTTAACGCCAAAACGCAAAACTGGAACAGGGTTAGCCGCGAAAATGCGCAAAACTCGCAAAAGTGGATAA
- a CDS encoding M14 family metallocarboxypeptidase, with the protein MDVRSLSSEFQALAADQKFVCHEYGNVNGHPLRAFTRQIPDKPRIYFSSGIHGDEPAGVLALLQLLRDGFFDSRASWFICPLLNPTGLERGTRENADGIDLNREYRHPKTAEIRSHRAWIESQPPQHAALSLHEDWETTGFYLYEINTSTRPCIGPAVLEAVKHGMEIETKNILDGHPVSAPGYIYHPPESDERETWPEAIFHVKHCAVLSCTFETPSSQPLEQRVDAHITAVKAGVEEFIKNFVPREGLEPSTN; encoded by the coding sequence ATGGATGTCCGTTCACTTTCGTCTGAATTTCAAGCTCTGGCTGCGGATCAAAAGTTCGTCTGCCACGAATATGGAAACGTCAACGGCCATCCCCTGCGCGCGTTTACCCGTCAGATCCCGGACAAGCCGCGGATCTATTTTTCATCGGGCATCCACGGGGATGAACCGGCCGGTGTGCTGGCCTTGCTGCAGCTTCTGCGGGACGGATTTTTTGACAGCCGGGCATCCTGGTTCATTTGCCCCCTGCTAAACCCCACAGGCCTGGAGCGCGGCACGAGGGAAAATGCGGACGGCATCGATCTCAATCGCGAGTACCGACATCCCAAAACAGCGGAAATTCGCTCGCACCGCGCCTGGATCGAATCCCAGCCACCGCAGCATGCGGCGCTGTCCCTGCACGAAGACTGGGAAACCACGGGCTTTTATCTGTATGAAATCAACACCTCGACACGGCCCTGCATCGGGCCTGCGGTACTGGAAGCTGTAAAGCACGGGATGGAAATTGAAACCAAAAACATCCTGGATGGACATCCTGTGAGCGCTCCCGGATATATTTATCATCCGCCGGAGTCGGATGAACGGGAAACCTGGCCGGAAGCGATTTTTCATGTGAAGCATTGCGCGGTGCTGTCCTGTACTTTTGAAACGCCGAGTTCCCAACCGTTGGAACAGCGTGTGGACGCCCACATCACCGCCGTCAAAGCCGGGGTGGAAGAATTCATCAAAAACTTTGTGCCTCGGGAAGGACTCGAACCTTCAACCAATTGA